The Halorubrum salinarum genome segment GTTCGAAGCGACGGTCGAGTCCGTCGACGGCCGCGAGGTCGTCCTCGACGAGACGTACTTCTACCCGGCGTCGGGCGGCCAGCCGGCAGACAGGGGAACGCTCGACGGCCACCTCGTCGACGACGTGGTCGAGCGGGACGGAGCGGTCGTCCACGCGCTCGACCCCGACGCGGACGCCGCCCTCGCGCCCGGCGACGAGGTCACGGGCCTGATCGACGACGCCTTCCGCACCTACTGCGCCCGGGCGCACACCGCCTCGCACGTGCTGTACGGGGCGGCGCGCCGGATCGCCGACGACCTCGGCTACGCCGGGTTCGACATCTCGGAGACGAAGGTCCGCGTCGACCTGACGACCGCCGAGCCGCTGGGCGACGACGACCTGATCGAGTTAGAGCGGCTCGCCAACCGCGCCGTCTGGGACTCGCTGCCCGTCTCGTGGACGACGCACTCGGCCGACGAGGCCCGCGACGTCGACGGCATCGCGTTCAACACCAAGACCGAGGAGGGCGCGATGAGCGGCGGCGACGCGGTCCGGGTCGTGACGGTCGGCGAGGCCGACGACCCGTGGGACGTCGCCGCCTGCGGCGGTACGCACGTGGCGAACACGTCGGAGATCGGGCCGATCGCGGTGCTGGAGCGGTCGAACCCCGGCGAGGGCGTGACCCGCGTCGAGTTCGCGGTCGGGCCCACGGCGATAGACGAACTCGGTGCGGTCCACGCCGCCGCGCTCGACGCCGCGACGGCGCTCGACGCGCGCGTCGGCGACCTCCCGGACGCCGTTTCCCGCCTCCGCGACGAGGCGGACCGGCTGGAGGCGGAGCTCCGGGACGCCCGCGAGGAACTGCTCGCGGCCCGCCTGCGCGAGTTCCCGACCGCCGCCGTCGACGGCGCGCGCTGGGCGATCGGGACCGTCGACGACGCCGACCCGAACGAGCTCCGCGAGCCGGCGACGGCGGCGGTCGCGGCCGACGGCGACCTCGACGCCCTCGCCGCGGTCGGGACCGGCGACGCCCCCTTCGTCGTGGTCGCGGCCGGCGGCGACGCGGTCGACGCGGGCGACGCCGTCGGCGCCGTCACCGACGAGTTCGGCGGGGGCGGCGGCGGCGGCCCGACGTTCGCGCAGGGCGGCGGGCTCGACGCCGACCCCGAGGCCGTCGCGGCGTGGCTCCGGGAGCGATGACCGGCAAGCTGGGCCCCGAGGCGCTGGCGGCGGCGTTCGCGGCGACCGGTGCGGCCGACCCGGCGGTTCGGCAGGGGCCGGCGTACGGCGAGGACGCGGCCGCGATCGACCTGGGCGGCGCCGGCGAGACGCTTGTCGTCGCGGCCGACCCCCTCTCGCTGGCCGCGGAGTCGGTCGGCACCCTCGCCGTCCACGTCGCCTGTAACGACGTGGCCGCCAGCGGCGCGGACCCGCGGTGGCTCACCCACACGCTGTTCCTCCCGGACGACGACCCCGACCGGCTTCGGGCGGTCGTCGACCAGGTCGACGCGACGGCGCGAGACCTCGGATGCGCGGTCGTCGGCGGCCACACCGAGGTGCTCGACGCGCTCGACCGCCCGCTCTGTGCGATGACGGCGATGGGCACGACTGACCGCTTCGTGTCGAGCGGCGGCGCAGAGCCCGGCGACCGGCTCCTGCTCACGAAGGGCGCGGGGATCGAGGCGACCGCGATCCTCGCGACCGACTTCCGCGGGGCGTGCCGCGAGGCGGGCGTCCCGGCGGCGACGCTCGACGCGGCCGCGGAGTTCCT includes the following:
- a CDS encoding alanyl-tRNA editing protein, with product MTASRAPVEPTVREFEATVESVDGREVVLDETYFYPASGGQPADRGTLDGHLVDDVVERDGAVVHALDPDADAALAPGDEVTGLIDDAFRTYCARAHTASHVLYGAARRIADDLGYAGFDISETKVRVDLTTAEPLGDDDLIELERLANRAVWDSLPVSWTTHSADEARDVDGIAFNTKTEEGAMSGGDAVRVVTVGEADDPWDVAACGGTHVANTSEIGPIAVLERSNPGEGVTRVEFAVGPTAIDELGAVHAAALDAATALDARVGDLPDAVSRLRDEADRLEAELRDAREELLAARLREFPTAAVDGARWAIGTVDDADPNELREPATAAVAADGDLDALAAVGTGDAPFVVVAAGGDAVDAGDAVGAVTDEFGGGGGGGPTFAQGGGLDADPEAVAAWLRER
- a CDS encoding AIR synthase-related protein — translated: MTGKLGPEALAAAFAATGAADPAVRQGPAYGEDAAAIDLGGAGETLVVAADPLSLAAESVGTLAVHVACNDVAASGADPRWLTHTLFLPDDDPDRLRAVVDQVDATARDLGCAVVGGHTEVLDALDRPLCAMTAMGTTDRFVSSGGAEPGDRLLLTKGAGIEATAILATDFRGACREAGVPAATLDAAAEFLEEVSVVPDAAAVRDAATALHDPTEGGVATALVEAAAASEAVFAVDRDAVPVRPETRACCDALGVDPLKSFGSGALLAAVPPERVDEALDALDAAGIEGAAIGRVESPADESAAGTVRIGDETLAEPPRDELYPLWEARDAGA